One window of the Carnobacterium maltaromaticum DSM 20342 genome contains the following:
- the dnaE gene encoding DNA polymerase III subunit alpha: MTFVHLQVISAFSLLKSTTSIEKLVISAKNKGYSAIALTDHNVLYGVVDFYKCCLKHNIKPILGLTLDIAGVMDSGNNYPIVLLAENLEGYQNLMALSTEKQLLPDGERLDFQHIKPYSAHVIAVTPGETGEIEQALLNKNPQLADDITTKWLDLFKKENFYLGVQIHQKLQPIQSNLKALAETKHLKTVALHDIRYLDPNDDFSTKVLRAIDAGEKIDLAIESTSGPFYLPEMSGIRERFATAGLEKEVEETVKLANRIQPEILLHQHLLPRYPVPTDAKTEDYLAEQCFKGLQKRVPNADERYQKRLNYELSVIQKMGFSDYFLIVWDLMAYAHKTKILTGAGRGSAAGSLVSYVLEITDVDPIEYDLLFERFLNEERFTMPDIDLDFPDNRREEMLIYVKNKYGQGHVAQIATFGTLAAKMALRDVARVFGLSQNEANVWSKAIPTVLGITLEEAFKTSSSLKKLVNENEKNKLLFDTAKRIEGLPRHVSTHAAGVVISDQPLVSLIPLQHGSNGIHLTQYAMGNVEEIGLLKMDFLGLRNLQILDNALQLVKRENGTDVDIHKIPMDDQAALEIFRKADTSGVFQFESSGIKNVLRKLGPTSIEDVAAVNALYRPGPMEQIDLFIDRKKGQVPIEYPHDSLKEILGVTYGVMVYQEQVMQVASKMGGFSLGQADILRRAMSKKQKNIIDEERKHFVEGALEKGYTSEVATTVYSYIERFANYGFNRAHAFGYAFIAYQLAFLKAHYPHAFFAALLNSAINNPTRIKEYLLEAKKRKITVLPPDINQSLYMFSLKEGKIQFGLISIKGLRRDLVKEIIASRKEHGPFKDLVDFLRRIDQKWLKDEIIRPFIYAGAFDCFGYSRGVLVASLDGILTSVKFSGNNVGLFDILAPKYETHTADLSMEERLEMEEQTLGAYLSGHPVESFENIRFLKQAGYIKDLQAGTNARIIGLVKSVRKIRTKKGEQMAFVQVNDQSAECSITLFPQKLRQFGRLIEKNKIIYIEGKVEEGQQEEKQILVNQILDAVVLGSESSKDKCFIRIQSELDSPEILKKMNQLLQEEHGNIPVILYYVATNKKMVLNESEWVNGSEELILKLEELVGKGNVVLQKGS; this comes from the coding sequence ATGACTTTTGTACACTTACAAGTAATCAGTGCCTTTAGTCTTTTAAAAAGTACAACTTCAATTGAAAAGTTGGTTATTTCTGCTAAAAATAAAGGGTATAGTGCAATAGCTTTAACGGATCACAACGTACTATACGGGGTCGTGGATTTTTATAAATGTTGTTTAAAGCATAACATTAAACCTATTTTAGGTTTAACACTAGATATTGCAGGGGTAATGGATAGTGGGAATAATTATCCGATAGTTTTATTAGCTGAAAATTTAGAAGGATATCAAAATTTGATGGCTTTGTCTACTGAAAAACAGCTTTTACCTGATGGGGAACGGCTTGATTTTCAACATATAAAACCATACTCTGCACATGTCATTGCAGTTACACCCGGTGAAACTGGGGAAATCGAACAGGCTTTGCTTAATAAAAATCCCCAACTAGCTGATGATATTACGACGAAATGGTTGGACTTATTTAAAAAAGAAAATTTTTATTTAGGTGTTCAAATCCATCAAAAGTTACAACCAATTCAGTCAAATTTGAAGGCATTAGCTGAAACAAAGCATTTGAAAACTGTCGCATTACATGATATACGCTATTTAGATCCAAATGATGATTTCAGTACAAAGGTGCTGCGTGCTATTGATGCAGGTGAAAAAATTGATTTAGCTATCGAGTCTACCAGTGGCCCTTTCTATTTACCTGAAATGTCTGGAATACGAGAACGATTCGCAACAGCTGGTTTAGAAAAAGAAGTTGAGGAAACTGTAAAATTAGCTAATCGAATTCAACCAGAAATCTTATTGCACCAACATTTGCTTCCGAGATACCCTGTTCCAACAGATGCTAAAACAGAAGATTATTTAGCAGAACAATGTTTTAAAGGGTTACAAAAACGTGTTCCTAATGCAGATGAGCGTTATCAAAAACGTTTAAATTATGAATTAAGTGTCATTCAGAAGATGGGTTTTTCAGATTATTTCTTAATTGTTTGGGACTTAATGGCCTATGCTCATAAAACGAAGATTTTAACAGGAGCGGGTAGGGGTTCAGCTGCAGGTTCATTGGTTTCTTACGTGCTTGAAATTACGGATGTAGATCCAATTGAGTATGATTTGCTTTTTGAACGTTTCTTAAACGAAGAACGTTTTACGATGCCGGATATTGATTTAGATTTTCCGGATAACAGACGAGAAGAAATGTTAATCTATGTTAAAAATAAATATGGACAGGGCCATGTGGCACAAATTGCGACATTTGGGACTCTCGCAGCCAAAATGGCTTTACGAGATGTAGCTCGTGTCTTTGGCTTGAGCCAAAATGAAGCGAATGTTTGGTCGAAAGCTATTCCTACGGTACTAGGGATTACCCTTGAAGAAGCTTTTAAAACATCAAGTAGTTTAAAAAAATTAGTGAATGAAAATGAAAAAAATAAACTTTTATTTGATACAGCTAAACGCATAGAAGGTTTGCCACGTCATGTTTCTACTCATGCGGCTGGGGTTGTAATCAGTGATCAACCACTAGTTTCGTTAATTCCGTTGCAACACGGCAGTAATGGAATTCATTTGACGCAATATGCCATGGGTAATGTGGAAGAGATTGGTTTATTGAAAATGGACTTTCTTGGACTTCGTAATTTACAGATATTAGATAACGCCTTACAACTAGTAAAACGTGAAAATGGAACAGATGTAGATATTCATAAAATTCCAATGGATGATCAAGCGGCTTTAGAAATATTTAGAAAAGCGGACACTTCTGGTGTTTTTCAGTTCGAGTCATCTGGTATTAAGAATGTTTTACGGAAGCTTGGTCCAACATCAATTGAAGATGTGGCTGCGGTTAATGCTTTATATAGACCAGGTCCGATGGAGCAAATTGATTTGTTTATCGATCGGAAAAAAGGGCAAGTTCCAATTGAATACCCTCATGATAGCTTGAAAGAAATTTTAGGTGTTACTTACGGGGTTATGGTTTATCAAGAACAAGTTATGCAAGTGGCTTCTAAAATGGGTGGTTTTAGTCTAGGGCAAGCGGATATCTTACGTCGTGCTATGAGTAAGAAGCAGAAAAATATTATTGACGAAGAGCGTAAACATTTTGTTGAAGGTGCACTAGAAAAAGGGTATACATCTGAAGTTGCTACAACTGTCTATTCTTACATTGAACGTTTTGCTAACTATGGATTTAATCGAGCGCATGCCTTTGGTTATGCCTTTATTGCGTATCAACTGGCCTTTTTAAAAGCTCATTATCCCCATGCTTTTTTTGCTGCCTTGTTGAATTCAGCTATCAACAATCCAACAAGAATCAAAGAATATTTATTGGAAGCTAAAAAACGAAAAATAACGGTTTTACCACCAGATATTAATCAAAGTTTGTATATGTTTTCTTTGAAGGAAGGTAAAATCCAATTTGGACTAATTAGTATCAAAGGCTTACGTCGTGATTTAGTCAAAGAGATTATTGCTTCGAGAAAAGAGCATGGACCATTTAAGGATTTAGTTGATTTTTTACGGAGAATAGATCAAAAATGGCTGAAAGATGAGATTATTCGTCCATTTATCTATGCTGGAGCATTTGATTGTTTTGGATACAGCCGTGGAGTGCTAGTTGCTTCTTTAGATGGGATTTTAACAAGTGTCAAATTTAGTGGAAATAATGTTGGTTTATTTGATATTTTAGCGCCAAAATATGAAACTCATACAGCTGATCTAAGTATGGAAGAACGATTAGAGATGGAAGAGCAAACATTAGGCGCTTATTTATCTGGTCATCCAGTTGAAAGTTTTGAGAATATTCGGTTTTTAAAACAAGCAGGCTATATCAAAGATTTACAAGCTGGGACCAATGCTCGGATTATTGGTCTGGTAAAAAGTGTTCGTAAAATTAGAACAAAAAAAGGTGAACAAATGGCTTTTGTCCAAGTTAATGATCAATCGGCTGAGTGTTCCATTACTTTATTTCCGCAAAAATTACGTCAATTTGGACGTTTAATTGAGAAAAATAAAATTATCTATATAGAAGGTAAAGTTGAAGAAGGTCAGCAAGAGGAAAAACAAATTTTAGTCAATCAAATTCTAGATGCGGTTGTTCTTGGAAGTGAGAGTAGTAAAGATAAGTGCTTTATTCGGATTCAATCTGAATTGGACTCACCTGAAATTTTAAAAAAAATGAATCAGCTACTGCAAGAAGAGCATGGGAATATTCCGGTTATTCTATATTATGTTGCCACCAATAAAAAAATGGTGCTCAATGAATCTGAATGGGTAAATGGTTCAGAAGAACTCATTCTCAAATTAGAAGAATTAGTCGGAAAAGGCAATGTTGTGCTTCAAAAAGGGAGTTAA
- a CDS encoding YjzD family protein, with translation MKYVATIFWAFCVGQATYYIGSALGNSTYDFKLATLLGLAGGVLCIAIGELLASDSKKAKIETTTD, from the coding sequence ATGAAATATGTAGCAACTATATTTTGGGCATTTTGTGTTGGACAAGCAACTTATTATATTGGAAGTGCCCTTGGAAATAGTACGTATGATTTTAAATTAGCAACACTACTTGGTTTAGCTGGCGGCGTACTTTGTATCGCTATCGGAGAATTACTAGCTAGTGATTCAAAAAAAGCTAAAATTGAAACAACAACAGATTAA
- the clpB gene encoding ATP-dependent chaperone ClpB, with product MELEKLTSTMQQALGDAQQIAVTRHNQDIDIVHLWKIFLSPDHFARGLYQESGIDTAAFEQEVDRELDRYPSVEGGNVQYGQGMSQNLYNLLLEADKIRESFKDEYMATETVVLALMKLKNYSLTRYLKEQGLNEKTLRELIEKMRGGDRVTSQNQEEQYQALEKYGTDLIQAVKSGKQDPVIGRDEEIRDVIRILSRKTKNNPVLIGEPGVGKTAIIEGLAQRIVRKDVPENLKDKTIFSLDMGALIAGAKFRGEFEERLKAVLKEVKKSDGRIILFIDEIHTIVGAGKTEGSMDAGNLLKPMLARGELHCIGATTLDEYRQYMEKDKALERRFQRVLVNEPTVEDTISILRGLKERFEIHHSVNIHDNALVAAATLSNRYITDRYLPDKAIDLIDEACATIRVEMNSMPTELDQVTRRLMQLEIEEAALKKESDDASKKRLNLLQEELSELREQANQLKMKWETEKEEVSKIRDKRAEIEQARRELEEAESNYDLERAAVLRHGQIPELEKEIEALEAENEEKIKGDNRLVQEAVTENEIATVIGRMTGIPVSKLVEGDREKLLKLGETLHKRVIGQEEAVDSVTDAVIRARAGLQDPSKPLGSFLFLGPTGVGKTELAKALAENLFDSEEHMVRIDMSEYMEKHSVSRLVGAPPGYVGYEEGGQLTEAVRRSPYTIVLLDEIEKAHPDVFNILLQVLDDGRLTDSKGRIVDFKNTVLIMTSNIGSSLLLDGTDADGQVDPAVEDQVMSLLKGSFKPEFLNRIDDTVLFTPLSLEDVKGIIVKMTASLSERLVDQEIVLEISDEAKTWIAENAYDPIYGARPLKRFLTKEVETPLAKEMIAGRVLPKTKVIVTLLGDRLVFENIDLSEDV from the coding sequence ATGGAATTAGAAAAATTAACTTCAACGATGCAACAAGCATTAGGTGATGCGCAACAAATCGCCGTGACACGCCATAATCAGGATATCGATATTGTCCATCTTTGGAAAATATTTTTATCTCCTGATCATTTTGCTCGAGGTTTGTATCAAGAAAGCGGAATTGATACCGCCGCATTTGAACAAGAAGTTGATCGTGAATTAGATCGCTATCCATCTGTTGAAGGTGGCAATGTTCAATACGGGCAAGGTATGAGCCAAAATTTGTACAATTTATTATTAGAAGCAGATAAAATTAGAGAATCTTTTAAAGATGAATATATGGCAACAGAAACAGTTGTGCTTGCTTTAATGAAATTAAAGAATTATAGCTTAACTAGATATCTAAAAGAGCAAGGTTTAAATGAAAAAACCTTGCGTGAATTAATTGAAAAAATGCGAGGAGGAGATCGTGTGACATCACAAAATCAAGAAGAACAATACCAAGCATTAGAAAAATATGGTACTGATTTGATTCAGGCAGTTAAAAGTGGAAAGCAAGATCCGGTCATCGGTCGTGATGAAGAAATTCGCGATGTAATCCGAATTTTGTCTCGGAAAACAAAAAATAATCCTGTTTTAATTGGGGAACCAGGTGTTGGTAAAACCGCAATTATTGAAGGATTGGCTCAACGGATTGTGCGGAAAGATGTTCCTGAAAATCTAAAAGATAAAACTATCTTTTCTTTAGATATGGGTGCTTTGATTGCTGGAGCAAAATTCCGGGGTGAATTTGAAGAACGATTAAAAGCAGTCTTGAAGGAAGTTAAGAAAAGTGACGGTCGAATTATTCTCTTTATTGATGAAATTCACACAATTGTCGGTGCTGGAAAAACAGAAGGTAGCATGGATGCAGGGAATCTTTTAAAACCAATGCTAGCTCGTGGTGAATTGCATTGTATTGGGGCAACAACTTTGGACGAATATCGTCAATATATGGAAAAAGATAAAGCCTTAGAAAGACGTTTCCAACGAGTTTTAGTCAATGAACCAACTGTTGAGGATACAATTAGTATTTTACGTGGACTGAAAGAGCGCTTTGAAATTCACCATAGTGTCAATATTCATGACAATGCATTAGTAGCAGCAGCAACATTATCGAACCGTTATATTACAGACCGCTATTTACCAGATAAAGCGATTGATTTGATCGATGAAGCCTGTGCAACTATTCGTGTTGAAATGAATTCAATGCCAACAGAGCTAGACCAAGTCACAAGACGTTTAATGCAGTTAGAAATTGAAGAAGCTGCTTTGAAAAAAGAAAGCGACGATGCAAGTAAGAAACGCTTGAATTTATTACAAGAAGAGCTTTCTGAATTAAGAGAACAAGCGAATCAATTGAAAATGAAGTGGGAAACTGAAAAAGAAGAGGTTTCTAAAATTCGGGATAAACGGGCTGAAATTGAACAAGCACGTCGTGAACTAGAAGAAGCAGAATCAAATTATGACTTGGAACGTGCAGCAGTGCTACGCCATGGTCAAATTCCAGAATTAGAAAAAGAAATTGAAGCTTTAGAAGCTGAGAATGAAGAAAAAATTAAAGGCGATAATCGTCTTGTTCAAGAAGCGGTAACTGAAAATGAAATTGCGACGGTTATCGGTCGAATGACAGGTATTCCTGTTAGCAAATTGGTTGAAGGCGACCGCGAAAAATTATTGAAACTAGGCGAAACCTTGCATAAACGTGTAATCGGTCAAGAAGAAGCAGTTGATAGTGTAACGGATGCTGTTATTCGTGCTCGTGCAGGACTACAAGATCCATCAAAACCATTGGGATCATTCTTGTTCCTAGGACCAACTGGAGTAGGGAAGACAGAATTAGCCAAAGCGTTAGCTGAAAACTTATTTGACTCCGAAGAGCATATGGTTCGAATTGATATGAGTGAGTATATGGAAAAACACAGTGTTTCTCGTCTAGTTGGTGCGCCTCCAGGATATGTTGGTTACGAAGAGGGCGGTCAATTGACAGAAGCAGTTCGTCGCAGTCCATATACAATTGTACTTTTGGATGAAATTGAAAAAGCTCATCCAGATGTCTTCAATATTTTATTGCAAGTCTTAGATGATGGTCGTTTAACAGATTCTAAAGGCCGAATTGTTGATTTTAAAAACACTGTTTTAATTATGACAAGTAATATTGGTTCTAGTTTATTACTAGATGGAACAGATGCCGATGGTCAAGTTGATCCAGCTGTTGAGGATCAAGTTATGAGTTTACTAAAAGGTTCATTTAAACCAGAATTTTTAAATCGAATCGATGACACTGTTTTGTTCACACCATTGAGTTTAGAAGATGTTAAAGGGATTATTGTTAAAATGACAGCTTCACTAAGTGAAAGATTAGTGGATCAAGAAATTGTCTTAGAGATTTCTGATGAAGCTAAAACGTGGATTGCTGAAAATGCTTATGATCCAATTTATGGAGCTCGTCCATTAAAACGCTTCTTAACAAAAGAAGTTGAAACGCCGCTAGCAAAAGAAATGATTGCTGGTCGCGTCCTACCAAAAACAAAAGTCATTGTGACATTACTCGGTGACCGTTTGGTTTTTGAGAATATTGATTTAAGTGAAGATGTATAA
- a CDS encoding universal stress protein, with amino-acid sequence MPQEYQRVLVAIDGSKESDLAFKKAVQVAKRNKAALISLHVINDSDSVFSYGYAGIDLNQLIANETKESKEKLDTLLLYAKEQGVDSVQSIIEFGNPKKLIAKTIPEKEKIDLIIVGATGLNAIERVLVGSVASYVITHAACDVLVVRDEISE; translated from the coding sequence ATGCCTCAAGAATATCAACGAGTATTGGTAGCCATTGACGGATCAAAAGAATCTGATTTAGCCTTTAAAAAAGCCGTTCAAGTGGCGAAAAGAAACAAAGCTGCACTAATTAGTTTGCATGTGATTAATGATAGTGATTCAGTTTTCAGTTATGGATATGCAGGGATTGATTTGAATCAATTAATTGCAAATGAAACCAAAGAATCAAAAGAAAAGCTTGATACTCTACTGCTTTATGCAAAAGAACAAGGTGTTGATTCGGTGCAATCTATTATCGAATTTGGCAATCCTAAAAAATTAATTGCTAAAACAATTCCTGAAAAAGAAAAAATTGATTTAATTATTGTCGGTGCAACTGGCTTAAATGCAATTGAGCGTGTGTTAGTAGGTTCGGTAGCAAGTTATGTTATTACACATGCTGCTTGTGATGTGTTAGTAGTAAGAGATGAAATTTCTGAATAG
- a CDS encoding AI-2E family transporter, which produces MKKIEIDWNYWIVRFLFVVVVILGFIFITNFQVVMDGIGRFLGVLSPFIFGFIVAYLLNGAQKKIEILVKKINVPLIQKRSRAISVLILYTLSIFLIFLILNYLVPLIIQNIIDVIHLLPAFYSSLLEFATGLEDKGIIELIKLEDFFKSFTSSYTPEKILMQSTASLASLGIFAKNISVGVLNTFLAFVISIYALIFKDSLLGFFAQVSKKILSEKTFKRSKTLVQRTNEIFYKFIICQFIDACILGVLSTIILSLLGVKFAVTLGILLGICNMIPYFGSIFASIVTMIITFFTGGLSLAIATIISLLILQQIDGNIIGPRIMGGALNLNPILIILSITVGGAYFGVLGMFLSVPVAAILKILVMNWLEATSKGDEKGQEISPL; this is translated from the coding sequence ATGAAAAAAATAGAAATTGATTGGAATTATTGGATTGTACGATTTTTATTCGTAGTTGTAGTTATACTTGGTTTTATATTCATAACAAATTTTCAAGTTGTAATGGATGGAATAGGTCGATTTTTAGGTGTCTTATCACCTTTTATATTTGGCTTTATAGTAGCTTATTTATTAAATGGTGCTCAGAAAAAAATAGAAATTCTTGTTAAAAAAATTAATGTCCCTCTTATACAAAAGCGCAGTCGAGCAATAAGTGTGTTGATTTTATATACTCTTAGTATCTTTTTAATCTTTTTAATTTTGAATTATCTTGTGCCTTTAATTATTCAAAATATTATCGATGTCATCCATTTGTTGCCAGCTTTTTATAGCTCTTTATTAGAGTTTGCGACTGGGTTAGAAGATAAAGGCATTATTGAGTTAATTAAGTTAGAAGACTTCTTTAAATCATTTACATCTAGTTACACGCCTGAAAAAATATTAATGCAAAGTACGGCGTCTTTAGCTTCATTAGGAATTTTTGCCAAAAATATTTCTGTGGGTGTACTAAATACGTTCTTAGCTTTCGTTATTTCAATTTATGCGTTGATTTTCAAAGATTCTTTACTTGGTTTTTTTGCACAAGTTTCTAAGAAAATTTTATCAGAAAAAACATTTAAGCGCAGTAAAACATTGGTGCAAAGAACGAATGAAATATTTTATAAATTTATCATTTGTCAGTTTATTGATGCGTGTATTTTAGGAGTGCTATCAACAATTATTTTATCCCTATTAGGTGTGAAATTTGCAGTAACACTAGGAATATTATTAGGTATTTGTAATATGATTCCTTATTTCGGCTCCATTTTCGCTTCGATTGTGACGATGATTATTACCTTTTTCACTGGCGGACTAAGCTTAGCAATAGCTACGATCATTTCGTTACTAATCCTGCAACAAATTGACGGTAATATCATCGGACCTCGTATTATGGGAGGGGCACTGAATTTAAACCCAATTTTAATTATTTTATCGATTACAGTTGGTGGGGCTTATTTCGGAGTATTGGGAATGTTTTTATCGGTTCCAGTAGCCGCAATTCTCAAAATATTAGTCATGAATTGGTTAGAAGCAACCAGTAAAGGCGATGAAAAAGGTCAAGAAATTTCTCCACTGTGA
- a CDS encoding metal-sulfur cluster assembly factor — MTDKETVWTEDEINAIKEHIVAALEQVIDPELGIDIVNLGLVYEVELYNGGQCVIKMTLTTMGCPLADVITEHIIQALKEVPEVSETKVELVWYPAWTTDRMSRYARIALGIR, encoded by the coding sequence ATGACTGATAAAGAAACAGTTTGGACCGAAGATGAAATTAATGCAATTAAAGAACATATCGTAGCTGCTTTGGAACAAGTTATTGATCCAGAATTAGGGATTGATATTGTGAACCTAGGACTAGTCTATGAAGTGGAATTATATAATGGTGGACAATGTGTCATTAAAATGACTCTAACAACTATGGGATGCCCGTTGGCAGATGTGATTACAGAGCACATTATCCAAGCACTAAAAGAAGTACCAGAAGTTTCAGAAACAAAAGTGGAACTTGTTTGGTATCCTGCGTGGACAACCGATAGAATGTCAAGATATGCACGAATTGCTTTGGGGATTCGTTAA
- a CDS encoding prolyl oligopeptidase family serine peptidase — protein MITIKRVVIDGNPLLEVVSQDKATEQLPTVVFYHGWTNYKESVLVNGYELAKRGMRALLPDAYLHGERMEMPLVEEAYSEFWNIVTHNLKELPGIRDYYVEAGLSDPNRFGVTGLSMGGITTCGALTCYPWIKAAVCLMGSPEPIQFSHWLLSSSWAEGLSVPEKYLTKLQELEPIDLSCQPEKIAGRPVHFWHGTSDTMVPYQPTFDFYQKIKEENFAKNVSFTTTEGVGHKVPYLTSVEMADFFAEHI, from the coding sequence ATGATTACAATTAAACGAGTGGTCATTGATGGCAATCCATTATTAGAAGTAGTGTCACAAGACAAGGCGACGGAGCAATTACCGACAGTAGTATTTTATCATGGCTGGACCAACTATAAAGAAAGTGTCTTAGTAAATGGCTATGAATTAGCAAAGAGGGGAATGAGAGCATTACTTCCAGATGCATACTTACATGGCGAGCGAATGGAAATGCCATTAGTTGAGGAAGCTTATAGTGAATTTTGGAACATTGTGACCCATAATTTAAAAGAGTTGCCTGGAATTAGAGACTATTATGTAGAAGCAGGCCTATCGGACCCTAATCGGTTTGGCGTAACGGGTCTATCAATGGGAGGTATTACAACTTGTGGAGCATTGACGTGCTATCCATGGATTAAAGCCGCTGTTTGTTTAATGGGAAGTCCTGAACCCATTCAGTTTTCACATTGGTTACTAAGTTCATCTTGGGCAGAAGGACTGAGTGTGCCTGAAAAATATTTAACCAAATTACAAGAATTAGAACCCATTGATTTAAGTTGTCAACCGGAAAAGATTGCAGGCCGACCCGTTCATTTTTGGCATGGTACAAGTGATACAATGGTACCTTATCAACCAACTTTTGATTTTTATCAAAAAATAAAAGAAGAAAATTTTGCTAAGAATGTTAGTTTTACGACAACAGAAGGAGTCGGGCATAAAGTTCCCTATTTAACTTCAGTCGAAATGGCCGATTTTTTTGCTGAGCATATCTAA
- a CDS encoding Cof-type HAD-IIB family hydrolase, which translates to MEKKLIAIDLDGTTLNNESKISLKTKDVFKKVRDAGHTVSIVTGRPYRISKQFYQELGLDSPIVNFNGALCHMPANRNWESQYHMTLERDVALDILSLKQHIDIHMICAEVKDSFYADTFYEPNQHFFPEGKNSFTALTPQNLKDNPTSVCLFTTAENQKPITNELIARYGDSIEVRTWGGNTPCLEVVSAGVQKALGVERIADVYGFKQKDIIAFGDEDNDYEMIQYAGHGVVMQNGIEALKNISNDITRHTNDEDGLALYLENYLNLA; encoded by the coding sequence ATGGAAAAGAAACTTATTGCAATCGATTTAGATGGCACAACTTTAAATAATGAGTCAAAAATTTCGTTAAAAACGAAGGATGTTTTTAAAAAGGTACGTGATGCTGGCCACACAGTTTCCATCGTTACAGGACGCCCCTACCGAATTAGTAAACAGTTTTACCAAGAACTAGGATTAGATTCACCAATTGTCAATTTCAATGGTGCTCTATGTCACATGCCTGCAAATAGAAATTGGGAATCTCAATATCATATGACTTTAGAACGTGATGTCGCTTTAGATATTCTAAGCTTAAAGCAACATATAGATATTCATATGATTTGTGCTGAAGTCAAAGATTCATTTTACGCAGATACTTTTTATGAACCAAATCAACATTTTTTCCCAGAAGGAAAAAATAGTTTTACAGCGTTAACTCCACAAAATTTAAAAGATAATCCAACTTCAGTTTGTTTATTTACAACTGCTGAAAACCAAAAACCGATTACAAATGAGTTAATTGCTCGCTATGGTGATTCCATTGAAGTTCGAACTTGGGGTGGCAACACACCTTGTTTAGAAGTTGTTTCTGCTGGTGTTCAAAAAGCACTTGGTGTTGAGCGAATTGCCGATGTCTACGGCTTTAAACAAAAAGATATTATTGCTTTTGGTGATGAAGATAATGATTATGAAATGATTCAGTATGCTGGTCATGGAGTTGTGATGCAAAATGGGATTGAAGCGTTAAAAAACATTTCAAATGACATTACGCGTCATACAAATGATGAAGATGGGTTGGCACTTTATTTAGAGAATTACTTGAATTTAGCTTAA
- a CDS encoding YitT family protein — protein MAQLKTPSFYSELAKKIFFVFFAAITNAIALNNFLIPARVYGAGLNGVSQLLSSFLFDFSHIEISTGLLIMLFNIPIALLGWYKVGRDFTLFSFLTVALMSIFSMILPIQEVTNDPIMNAIVGGVISGVGVGLSLKYGFSTGGMDIVSMVLAKTTGRSIGTLMFGINFIVISLAGFAYGWEYALYTLLSIYVLTKVVDTIHTSHQKVTAMIVTQHSAEMTTAIKEKLIRGITLLPAKGGFSGADSSVLMVVVTRYELYDLEQAVKETDPFAFVNILQTNRVIGEFWDSDRQKSHREETKRSQENR, from the coding sequence ATGGCACAATTAAAAACGCCTAGTTTTTATTCAGAATTGGCAAAAAAAATATTTTTTGTATTTTTTGCGGCAATTACTAATGCGATTGCATTAAATAATTTTTTAATTCCTGCTCGTGTTTATGGAGCTGGGTTAAATGGAGTTTCACAGCTATTATCTTCCTTTTTATTCGATTTCAGTCATATAGAAATTAGTACAGGACTTTTAATTATGCTTTTCAACATCCCGATTGCCTTATTAGGCTGGTATAAAGTCGGGCGTGATTTTACATTATTTAGTTTTTTGACAGTTGCTTTAATGTCTATATTTTCAATGATTTTACCCATTCAAGAGGTCACAAATGACCCGATTATGAATGCGATTGTTGGTGGAGTTATTAGTGGAGTTGGTGTTGGACTTTCTTTAAAATATGGATTTTCAACAGGTGGAATGGATATTGTTTCAATGGTTTTAGCTAAAACGACAGGTCGTTCTATTGGTACCTTAATGTTTGGTATCAATTTCATCGTCATTTCATTGGCAGGTTTTGCTTATGGCTGGGAATATGCTTTATATACGCTATTGTCTATCTATGTCTTAACAAAAGTAGTCGATACGATTCACACCAGTCATCAAAAGGTTACAGCGATGATTGTGACTCAACACTCTGCTGAAATGACAACAGCGATTAAAGAAAAGTTAATTCGTGGGATTACACTTTTACCAGCAAAAGGCGGATTTTCAGGCGCAGATAGCTCGGTTTTAATGGTCGTGGTAACACGCTATGAACTATATGATTTAGAACAAGCTGTTAAAGAGACGGATCCGTTTGCTTTTGTAAATATTTTGCAAACAAACCGCGTGATTGGTGAATTTTGGGATAGTGATAGACAAAAATCTCATCGTGAAGAAACAAAAAGAAGTCAAGAAAATAGATAA